From the Candidatus Schekmanbacteria bacterium genome, one window contains:
- a CDS encoding NifU family protein gives MIEKVKSVIDKIRPRLQMDGGDIELVSIEDNVVKVKLQGACHGCPGAQMTLKMGVERMIKEEVPEIKEVISVE, from the coding sequence ATGATTGAAAAAGTCAAAAGTGTTATAGACAAGATTAGGCCAAGACTTCAAATGGATGGCGGCGATATTGAATTAGTTAGCATAGAAGACAATGTTGTAAAAGTGAAACTTCAAGGCGCCTGTCACGGATGCCCCGGCGCCCAAATGACATTAAAAATGGGCGTAGAAAGAATGATTAAGGAGGAAGTGCCAGAAATCAAAGAAGTTATATCTGTAGAATAA
- the nifS gene encoding cysteine desulfurase NifS, whose product MGDRIYMDYASTTPQLKEVTEAMMPFFEEEFGNPQNLHSFGEGPKKAIDEAREKVANLIGAEPSEIYFTSTGTESNNMAIKGIAAANQKKGKHIISTQIEHHSVLHSLRTLEKQGFEVTYLPVDKYGSVNPQDVEKALRDDTILVTVTHASNEIGTIEPISEISKILKGKKIPFHTDAVQTAGTIPVDVNELGVDLLSMAAHQFYGPKGVAALYIRKGTRIIPIIDGGIQENGRRAGTENVAGIVGMGKACEIAKREMESRIKKLTELRNKLIEGLTSSISHSYLNGHPEKRLPGNANISFEYIEGESMLLFLNMQGIAASSGSACTSRALKASHVLTAMGIPPEIAQGSLLFSLGIYNTEEDIKKVCEVLPPIVDRLRQMSPLYEEAQKAGKI is encoded by the coding sequence ATGGGTGATAGAATATATATGGATTATGCATCAACGACACCTCAATTGAAAGAAGTAACTGAGGCAATGATGCCATTTTTTGAAGAAGAGTTCGGCAATCCCCAAAATCTTCACTCCTTCGGTGAAGGACCCAAAAAAGCAATTGATGAAGCAAGGGAAAAGGTAGCCAATCTCATTGGTGCTGAACCATCAGAGATTTATTTCACTTCAACTGGCACGGAAAGCAACAATATGGCAATAAAGGGAATAGCTGCAGCGAATCAGAAAAAAGGGAAGCATATAATCAGCACTCAGATTGAGCATCATTCCGTTCTTCACAGTTTGAGGACTCTTGAAAAACAGGGATTTGAAGTAACCTACCTGCCAGTTGATAAATATGGGAGTGTAAATCCGCAAGATGTTGAAAAAGCGTTAAGGGATGATACTATTCTTGTAACAGTAACTCATGCATCAAATGAAATAGGGACCATTGAGCCAATAAGTGAAATCTCCAAAATCTTAAAAGGCAAAAAGATACCTTTTCATACCGATGCGGTGCAAACAGCAGGGACGATTCCAGTTGATGTAAATGAGCTTGGCGTTGACCTTCTTAGTATGGCTGCTCATCAATTTTACGGACCAAAGGGAGTAGCGGCTCTCTATATAAGAAAAGGGACAAGAATCATTCCGATAATCGACGGAGGAATTCAGGAAAACGGAAGAAGAGCAGGCACAGAAAATGTCGCAGGCATCGTGGGAATGGGAAAAGCTTGTGAAATCGCAAAAAGAGAAATGGAATCGAGGATAAAAAAACTGACAGAACTTCGCAACAAACTGATTGAAGGATTAACTTCATCGATCTCCCACTCATATTTGAATGGGCATCCTGAAAAGAGACTACCCGGCAATGCAAATATCTCTTTTGAATACATTGAAGGCGAGTCGATGCTGCTTTTTCTAAATATGCAGGGCATTGCGGCATCGAGCGGTTCTGCTTGTACATCGAGGGCTCTAAAAGCTTCTCATGTGTTGACAGCAATGGGGATACCGCCCGAAATCGCACAGGGGTCTCTGCTTTTTAGTCTTGGTATTTACAATACAGAAGAAGATATAAAAAAGGTGTGCGAAGTGCTTCCTCCTATAGTTGACAGGTTGAGGCAGATGTCTCCTCTCTATGAAGAAGCACAGAAAGCAGGAAAAATTTAG
- the nifU gene encoding Fe-S cluster assembly scaffold protein NifU, with product MEKYSDKVMDHFMNPRNVGEIEDADGVGQVGNPSCGDIMKLYIKVEDGKIVDAKFKTFGCGAAIATSSMVTEMVIGKTIDEAMKITKQAVADALDGLPPQKMHCSNLAADALKAAIEEYQKKNSNQ from the coding sequence ATGGAAAAGTATAGTGATAAAGTAATGGACCACTTTATGAATCCCCGCAATGTAGGGGAAATAGAGGATGCTGACGGAGTAGGACAAGTTGGCAATCCTTCCTGCGGAGATATAATGAAGCTTTATATCAAGGTGGAAGACGGTAAAATCGTAGATGCCAAATTTAAGACCTTTGGATGTGGTGCGGCTATAGCTACAAGCTCAATGGTTACAGAAATGGTCATTGGGAAAACAATAGATGAGGCGATGAAGATAACAAAGCAGGCCGTTGCAGATGCGCTCGATGGTTTACCGCCGCAGAAGATGCATTGCTCGAATTTAGCTGCCGACGCTTTAAAGGCGGCAATAGAAGAATATCAGAAAAAAAACAGCAATCAATAA
- a CDS encoding sulfurtransferase TusA family protein — translation MEADEVLDAVGLYCPMPILLTTQKIKELKKGQILEVIADDEGIVKDMPSWCKTTGNEFLKIEKEDDQFHVFVKKTTD, via the coding sequence ATGGAAGCAGATGAAGTACTTGATGCAGTAGGACTGTACTGTCCAATGCCAATTCTATTGACTACACAAAAAATCAAAGAACTGAAAAAAGGGCAAATTCTTGAAGTAATCGCAGATGATGAAGGTATTGTGAAAGATATGCCTTCATGGTGCAAAACAACTGGAAATGAATTTCTAAAAATTGAGAAAGAAGATGATCAGTTTCATGTTTTTGTAAAGAAAACAACTGATTAG
- a CDS encoding radical SAM protein, whose product MKSKKDTELYPVFEDGVYLKYLEEPAVYNIKNDELYEINEEALDFLKKCNGLNPLSNLQYDEEFLSYCIDEKLISLKEKKEKHFQSQPIKKPTLPSLRYLELQITDRCNLKCKHCYLGNPKKRDLKIGIIESLFDQFEEIQGLRMIISGGEPLLHPRFEEINELLKDRSFRAILLTNGTLLDEDLIARINVQEYQISIDGLEEAHNFLRGRGTFKKSMQSVEMLLKKGIDVSIATMANKKNANDFPAMEKIFRDMGIKEWSVDVPVSLGYATTYSSSILLSPKEAYKYLNFGFGGGLYNSSEGYACGAHLCAVTPNADVCKCGFYYDSPSGNLEKKSLKECWEKIEKIRIDEIECRNCKVVNECRGGCRYRASMEGSEKGTDIVKCFFYGVKNP is encoded by the coding sequence TTGAAATCGAAAAAAGATACAGAGCTATATCCGGTTTTTGAAGACGGAGTTTATTTAAAATATCTTGAAGAGCCGGCTGTTTATAATATAAAGAATGATGAGCTCTATGAAATCAATGAAGAAGCATTAGATTTCCTAAAAAAATGCAATGGACTCAATCCTCTTTCAAATCTGCAGTATGATGAAGAATTTTTGTCATACTGCATCGATGAAAAACTAATTTCTCTAAAAGAAAAGAAAGAAAAACATTTTCAAAGCCAACCCATAAAAAAACCAACACTCCCTTCACTTCGTTATCTCGAGCTTCAAATCACCGACCGCTGCAACCTCAAATGTAAGCACTGTTATCTTGGAAATCCGAAGAAAAGAGACTTGAAGATAGGAATCATTGAATCGCTCTTCGACCAATTTGAAGAAATTCAGGGATTGAGAATGATTATTTCAGGCGGAGAGCCGCTTCTTCATCCTCGATTTGAAGAAATCAATGAACTTCTAAAAGATAGAAGCTTTAGAGCTATTTTGTTAACTAATGGAACACTTTTAGATGAAGATTTAATTGCAAGAATAAATGTACAGGAGTATCAGATTAGTATTGATGGTTTGGAAGAAGCTCATAATTTTTTAAGGGGCAGAGGAACATTCAAAAAATCGATGCAATCTGTTGAAATGCTTCTCAAAAAGGGTATCGATGTGTCAATCGCCACTATGGCCAATAAAAAAAATGCCAATGATTTTCCCGCAATGGAAAAGATATTCAGGGATATGGGAATAAAGGAATGGTCTGTTGATGTACCTGTTTCTTTGGGATATGCTACCACTTATTCTTCATCAATTCTTCTTTCTCCTAAAGAAGCTTATAAATATCTAAATTTTGGATTTGGAGGTGGACTTTACAATTCATCAGAAGGATATGCCTGCGGGGCCCATCTGTGCGCTGTTACTCCAAATGCAGATGTATGCAAATGTGGTTTCTATTATGACTCTCCATCAGGAAATCTTGAAAAGAAATCACTTAAAGAATGTTGGGAAAAAATTGAGAAAATTAGAATCGACGAAATAGAATGCAGAAACTGTAAAGTTGTAAATGAATGCCGCGGTGGATGCCGTTATCGCGCATCTATGGAAGGCTCAGAAAAAGGAACAGATATAGTCAAATGCTTCTTCTACGGAGTTAAAAATCCATAA